The Pseudomonas protegens genome contains the following window.
CTGCATCTGCAGCCGCTGGTGGCCGTGGTCACCAATATCGACGCCGACCATATGGCGACCTACGACGGCGACTTCAACAAACTGAAGAAGACCTTCGTCGACTTCCTGCACAACCTGCCGTTCTACGGTTTGGCGGTGATGTGCCTGGACGATCCGGTGGTGCGCGATATCCTGCCGCTGGTGAAGCGTCCGACCGTGACCTACGGCTTCAGCGAAGAAGCCGACGTGCGGGCCATCAATGTACGCCAGCAAGGCATGCAGACCTTCTTCACCGTGCTGCGTCGTGACCGCGAGCCGCTGGACGTGTCGGTAAACATGCCGGGCAACCACAACGTGCTGAACTCCCTGGCGACCATCTGTATCGCCACCGACGAAGGCATCAGCGACGAAGCCATTGTCCAGGGCCTGTCAGGCTTCCAGGGTGTGGGCCGGCGCTTCCAGGTCTACGGCGAGCTGCCGGTGGAAGGCGGCAACGTCATGCTGGTGGACGACTACGGTCACCACCCGACCGAGGTTGCCGCGGTGATCAAGGCCGTGCGTGGTGGTTGGCCGGAGCGCCGTCTGGTGATGGTCTACCAGCCACATCGCTTCAGCCGTACCCGCGATCTGTACGACGATTTCGTGCAGGTGCTGGCCGATGCCAACGTCTTGCTGTTGATGGAGGTCTACCCGGCCGGTGAAGAACCGATCCCCGGCGCGGACAGTCGCCAGCTGTGCCACAGCATCCGTCAGCGTGGCCAGTTGGACCCGATCTATATCGAACGTGGTGTGGACCTGGCGCCCATCGTCAAGCCACTGCTGCGTGCCGGTGACATTCTGCTGTGCCAA
Protein-coding sequences here:
- the murC gene encoding UDP-N-acetylmuramate--L-alanine ligase, which codes for MVENQKAMPQPEMRRIRRIHFVGIGGVGMCGIAEVLLNLGYQVSGSDLKASPVTERLESFGAQIFIGHRAENAANADVLVVSSAVNTSNPEVATALERRIPVVPRAEMLAELMRYRHGVAVAGTHGKTTTTSLLASVFAAGGLDPTFVIGGRLNAAGTNAQLGTSRYLIAEADESDASFLHLQPLVAVVTNIDADHMATYDGDFNKLKKTFVDFLHNLPFYGLAVMCLDDPVVRDILPLVKRPTVTYGFSEEADVRAINVRQQGMQTFFTVLRRDREPLDVSVNMPGNHNVLNSLATICIATDEGISDEAIVQGLSGFQGVGRRFQVYGELPVEGGNVMLVDDYGHHPTEVAAVIKAVRGGWPERRLVMVYQPHRFSRTRDLYDDFVQVLADANVLLLMEVYPAGEEPIPGADSRQLCHSIRQRGQLDPIYIERGVDLAPIVKPLLRAGDILLCQGAGDIGGLAPKLLNSPLFAGAVAAGKGVSK